The Oceaniferula flava genome contains the following window.
GCCGTGAATAACGGAATCATTTAACCATAACCAAAGAACCAACAACCAAGCATCACCATGGCCAAGGAAGTAAAACAAGTCCTCAAACTGCAAATTCAAGCAGGTCAAGCCAACCCGTCTCCACCCGTAGGTCCCGCCCTCGGTCAAGCCGGTGTTAACATCATGCAGTTCTGTAAGGACTTCAACGCTGCTACTCAAAAGCAGGCTGGAGATCTCCTTCCCACCGTCATCACGGTGTTCAAGGACGCATCCTTCACCTTCATCACCAAGCAGCCACCAGCAGCTGTGCTTCTCAAGAAAGCCGCCAAGATCGCTTCCGGTTCCGGCACTCCCAACACCGTGTCCTGCGGCAGCATCTCCAAAGAGCAGCTGATGGAAGTGGTGGAAGCCAAGATCTCCGATCTCAACACCAACGATCCAGAGCAAGCCGCCAAGATCCTTGCCGGCACCGCCCGCCAAATGGGCCTCGAAATCACAGGGATGTAATCCG
Protein-coding sequences here:
- the rplK gene encoding 50S ribosomal protein L11, coding for MAKEVKQVLKLQIQAGQANPSPPVGPALGQAGVNIMQFCKDFNAATQKQAGDLLPTVITVFKDASFTFITKQPPAAVLLKKAAKIASGSGTPNTVSCGSISKEQLMEVVEAKISDLNTNDPEQAAKILAGTARQMGLEITGM